One window from the genome of Jeotgalibaca sp. MA1X17-3 encodes:
- a CDS encoding HEAT repeat domain-containing protein, whose amino-acid sequence MTVYMAYVSFIVFVVLLLLVNSYFLISLRIEKRKNDKIEKRKEIIKQDLIDVLEKNNINKQEKINKLKLSFNRKTDTQAFYYAVKEYQSTHTNKEELTHLLEEVVNINKILKSGVVRKEYKESYTLYLLSEFGLGNQEAGEFALASLNKKSLHVRNNALNVINKNEDITIMMRAIDMINNKNYYFNDKMIIDFLDNYIGDMNQLDEKLYLKMDGYNISLQKNMISHFMNRNNGEEKVRVKMLDLIQISDEKEMIISGIRYFNKIIDQRAKEPILKNMRHSNWIIRATSVRVISKYTGKEIITQLKETLTDENYYVRFNSAESFLKLADRETVIKEAIRNEDRFARDILLYAMNIRGMITVEEYQQLVDEDQATKRMEGVVAT is encoded by the coding sequence ATGACTGTTTATATGGCATACGTTAGTTTTATTGTGTTTGTAGTATTATTGCTTCTAGTAAACTCTTATTTTTTAATATCACTTCGGATTGAAAAAAGAAAAAATGATAAAATTGAAAAACGTAAAGAAATAATAAAGCAAGACCTAATAGATGTTCTTGAAAAAAATAACATAAATAAACAAGAAAAAATAAACAAGTTAAAATTAAGCTTTAATAGGAAAACGGATACACAAGCTTTTTACTATGCGGTAAAAGAATATCAGAGTACTCATACGAATAAAGAAGAACTAACCCACTTATTAGAAGAAGTCGTAAATATAAATAAAATACTCAAAAGTGGAGTAGTTAGAAAAGAGTATAAAGAAAGTTACACGTTATACTTACTATCTGAATTCGGTCTAGGAAATCAAGAAGCAGGTGAGTTTGCTTTAGCCTCTCTTAATAAGAAATCGTTACATGTAAGAAATAATGCATTAAATGTAATCAATAAAAACGAAGATATAACCATTATGATGAGAGCGATTGATATGATAAATAATAAAAATTATTATTTCAATGATAAGATGATTATCGATTTTCTAGATAATTATATAGGCGATATGAATCAATTAGATGAGAAATTATATCTGAAAATGGATGGATACAATATCAGTCTCCAAAAAAATATGATTAGTCATTTTATGAATAGAAATAATGGAGAAGAAAAAGTAAGAGTGAAGATGCTGGATCTGATTCAAATATCAGATGAAAAAGAAATGATTATCTCCGGTATTAGATATTTCAATAAAATTATTGATCAACGAGCTAAAGAACCCATCTTAAAAAATATGCGTCATAGCAACTGGATTATTCGAGCAACGAGTGTAAGAGTGATTTCCAAATATACAGGTAAGGAAATTATAACTCAGCTTAAAGAAACCCTTACTGACGAAAATTACTATGTTCGCTTCAATAGTGCAGAATCATTTCTAAAACTAGCGGATAGAGAAACAGTTATTAAAGAAGCCATAAGAAATGAGGACCGTTTCGCAAGAGACATCCTTCTGTACGCTATGAATATAAGAGGAATGATTACTGTAGAAGAGTACCAACAATTGGTCGACGAAGATCAAGCGACTAAACGTATGGAAGGAGTTGTTGCAACATGA